GGCCCGCACATGATCGTCAGCGGGTCCACGTCACAGGGGTTCGCGGCTGCACTGGCCGACGCGACCGGCCGGGACCTGGCCGCCGTCGAGTACGACCGCTTCCCCGACGGCGAACTCCAGGCCACGCTCGCCGAGTTCGCGGCCGAGGAGGCCGTCGTCGTCGGGTCGACCGTCTCCAGCGACGCCCACGTCGAACTGCTCCAGCTCCAGGACGCCGTCCGCGAGGCCGGCGCTCACGAGGTGACCACCGTCCTCCCGTACATGGGCTACGCCCGCCAGGACCGCGCGTTCTCCGGGGGCGAACCCGTCTCGGCGCGCGCCGTCGCCCGCGCCGTCTCGACGGGGACCGACCGCGTGCTCACGGTCAACCCCCACGAGACCGCTGTCTGCGACTTCTTCACCGTCCCCGCCGAGCCCGTCGACGCCGCCGGCCTGCTGGCCGACCCGCTACCCGACGAGCTGGCCGACCCCCTGTTCCTCTCGCCCGACGAGGGGGCCATCGACCTGGCGGCGACGACCCGCGACGCCTACGGTCGCGGCGACACCGACTACTTCGAGAAGGACCGGGACTACGACACCGGCGACGTGACGGTCGAACCGAGCGACGCGGCGGTCGCCGGCCGCGACGTGGTGCTGGTCGACGACATCGTCGCGACGGGGTCGACGATGAGCGAGGCCATCGCCGTCCTCGCCGACCGCGGCGCCGCCAGCGTGTTCGTCACCTGCGTCCACCCGATGCTGGCCGCCGACGCCCGGACGAAGCTCGAACGCGCCGGGACGACCGCCATCTTCGGCACCGACACGATCGAACGCCCGGTCAGCGCCGTCAGCGCCGCCCCCGCCGTCGCCGACCGCCTCTGAGCCCGTCGCCGCGCCGAACTGTTCCTCGAAGCACGTGTCAATACCAAAACCTATAAATTGGGTGTACGTGAGGTAGCAGATAACACGGAGCAATGACGGGACACACGCAAGGCACTTCGGGGACGACGGAGGGGCCGCCACTGGGGACGCTCGATCCGGAGTCGGTCGAGCGGATAGACGTGCATCTCGAGCGGGCGCTCGACGCCGAGGACTCCGATCGGAAGGACTTCCACGTGCGCCACGCCAGGCAGTTGCTCGAAGCCTGTCGGGAGTAACTCACTCCGAGCGGGTTCTGACTCGGATCCGACCGTCGCCCGTGACGGTCACGTCCGTCCCCGCGTAGTCGATCGTGACTCTGACCGATAGCGGGTCGCCCGAGCGGACGAGCATGTCTAGCGCGTCCGCGTCGGCGACCTCCTGGACCGGCGGGAGCGCCGTCACGCTCCGGTTCGTAACCGCCGCGACGGCCTCCGCGACCGCGATACTCGGGGAGTCCTCCCCGTCCCAGTCGTAGTGGTCGAACGTGACGGCGTTGGACCCGTCGCTGTGCGCGTCGCCGCTGTCGTCCCCCTGCTTTTCGTCTCTCATGTGTCGGTACCCGATTGACGATGCCGGCCGCCCGAATATGTGACCAGCAATATACGTCACTACGTTCCCCTGTCGCATATGCCTTGTGTCGCCAGATCTCAGTAGTGAAATTAACTCT
The window above is part of the Halosimplex rubrum genome. Proteins encoded here:
- the prs gene encoding ribose-phosphate diphosphokinase, producing the protein MIVSGSTSQGFAAALADATGRDLAAVEYDRFPDGELQATLAEFAAEEAVVVGSTVSSDAHVELLQLQDAVREAGAHEVTTVLPYMGYARQDRAFSGGEPVSARAVARAVSTGTDRVLTVNPHETAVCDFFTVPAEPVDAAGLLADPLPDELADPLFLSPDEGAIDLAATTRDAYGRGDTDYFEKDRDYDTGDVTVEPSDAAVAGRDVVLVDDIVATGSTMSEAIAVLADRGAASVFVTCVHPMLAADARTKLERAGTTAIFGTDTIERPVSAVSAAPAVADRL
- a CDS encoding HalOD1 output domain-containing protein; translated protein: MRDEKQGDDSGDAHSDGSNAVTFDHYDWDGEDSPSIAVAEAVAAVTNRSVTALPPVQEVADADALDMLVRSGDPLSVRVTIDYAGTDVTVTGDGRIRVRTRSE